The Flavobacterium galactosidilyticum nucleotide sequence TAAAGTGTCTGGTTTACAAGTAAATGTTACTAATAATGGAGTAAATCCAAGTACAAGAGTAGTATTAAGAGGTAACAGATCATTACTTGGAAACAATGAAGCGCTTATTGTAATCGATGGCTTTCCATCTTCAAGAGGTGTTCTAGATCGCATTAACCCAAATGACATTGACAACGTAACTATCTTAAAAGGAGCAAATGCATCAGCTCTTTATGGTACAGAAGCAGCGAATGGTGTTTTAGTAATAACTACTAAAAAAGGTAGCGGAAAATTATCTATTACGTATAACAATTCAGTTCAACTAGAAACAGTATCATATTTGCCGCAAATTCAAGATGAATTTGGTGTTGGTGGATTTCCTGACGGAACTCTTTATCCTTTAGAAAATGTTAACTGGGGACCTCGCTACGATGGTCGTATGGTTGAAGCAAGTGAAACTCTTGATGACGGATCTGTGTGGTTAGTACCGTTTACACCGGTAAAAAACAATGTTAGAAACTTTTTTAACACTGGTGTATCTACAAGACATGGAGTCACTTTTAAAGGAGGAGATGAAACTAGTGATTTTCTATTTTCTGTAGATCAAACAAACACTACAGGAATCGTACCTAAGGACACTTATAACAGAACTAATGTTAGATTAAAAGGATCTAGAAAATACAACAATTTGACAGTAGGCGGAAACGTAAGTTTCTATAGATCTCACGCAAACCAAGTGAGTGAAGTAGCTGGACGACAAGGAAGACCATTGTACTGGAACGTCCTAAACACTCCTTTACACATTCCTTTAGATCAGATGCAAAACTGGCAAACTGGACAGTTTACGAGAAATGAAGTTTCTTTCTACAGATTTTATGAAAATCCTTATTTCATCATTGACACTCAAAGAGAAAAGAATAATTATACTGAGTTCAATATGTTGTCTAATATTGATTACAAATTTACTGATTGGTTAACCTTATCTGTAAACACAGGTTACACAAGTAACTCAGCAGATTTCAAAAGACAATTTGGAGCATTCACTTATGCATTTCATCTAAAAGATGTATATTCTGAAATGGATGCCTATGGTGCATCTACAGCAAATAGAATAACAAATGGCCAGCGTTTCAACAACGACATTTTACTTAAATTTGACAAAGACATTAATAAAGATTTTAATACGAAATTAACAGTAGGTGCAAATACTAGATTAACCACCTCTAATCAAGTTTCAGTTAATGGAGACAATCTAATCATACCAGACTTTTACAATGTATCAACAAGAACGGGTGAATTAGGCGGTGGAGAATATGCTGACCAATTTAGAAGACAAGGTGTTTATGGAGACTTTACTTTAGGATTTAGAGACTACCTTTTCTTAAATGTAACAGCTAGAAATGACTGGTCATCAACTTTACCGAAAGACAACAACTCTTTCTTTTATCCAGGAGCTGGAATTTCATTTGTCGTTTCAGATGCATTCCCAGGAATTAAAAGTGATAACGGAATTGACGTACTAAAAGCTACCGTAAACGTAACTAAAACGGGTAATGATCCAGAAGTTTTTGCTACACAAGGTATATTCTCAGCACCTGCTGGATTCCCTTACGGTTCTCTAACAGGATTATCACAAGGATCAAGAGATCCAGATATTAATTTAAATCCTGAATTTACGCTATCAAAAGAAGTAGGTGTTGAATTAAGCTTATTTAGAAGTAGATTAACATTTAATGGTACTTACTACCAAACAAACTCAACAGACCAAATTGTACCAATTGAAGTTTCTCTGGCTTCAGGTGCAGGAAGTATTTTAACGAATATTGGTGAGATTGAAAATAAAGGTCTTGAATTAGATTTGAAAGGAACAATTCTTAAAACACAAGATTTTTCTTGGAAATTAGGAACAAATTATTCTGGAATTAAATCAAAAGTTTTATCATTATTTGATGGTGTTGAAGAAGTAAACATAGGTGGATTTGCTGACGCACAAGTTATTGCAAAAGTTGGAGAATCTTACCCATTACTAAAAACATCAGCTTATACAAAAGACCCACAAGGAAGAGTAATCGTTGGACCAAACGGTAATCCATTAAAAGATTCTAAAAATGCTGTACAAGGCAAAACAACTCCAGATTACATATTAGGTATGAATACAACATTTTCTTATAAAGGTTGGACTTTGTATGCTGTAGCTGATTATAGAACTGGTCACGTTTTTTATAATAATATAGACAACTTATTATCATTTACAGGTTTATCAGAACGTAGTGTTACTGCAGGTAGACAACCTTTCGTATTCCCTAATTCATCATATTCTGATGGCGCTGGTGGATTCATTGCAAATGAGAATCGTTTGACTAACGGTGGTGGTAATGCATTTTGGGATGAATACAACACTGTACTTGCAAATTACATATCTGATGCAACAACTCTTAAGTTAAGAGAAGTTTCACTCTCTTATGATTTCTCATCAACTTTTACAGACAAAGTTGGTATCCAATCTATGAATGTAGGTGTTTTTGGAAGAAACTTATTGACTCTTAGACCTAAATCTAATGTTACTACAGATCCTGAATTTAACTTTACTACAGGAAACGCTGTTGGTGTAGGAACACAAGCTCAAACACCACCAACAAGACAATTTGGTCTTAACTTCAATATAACATTTTAATACATAAATTATGAACACAATAAAAATCATAAAATCATGTGTAGTACTTTTAGTTACTACCATGACTATAGTAAGCTGTAGTGATTATTTAGATGTAAATACAAATCCTAATAATCCCGCAATATCTACCCCTCGATTAACTCTTCCTGTAGCACAAAGAGACCTTGCGTCTTTAAATGCAAGACAGATGACTTATTTAGGACAGTTTATTGCATACAACTGGGCAACGCCATCTAACTGGTCTACAAATCAGGAGTTTTCTAGATACACAGTTAATTCAGGCTTTTACGCTACAATTTTCGAAACCTCTTACGCAACAATTTTCAAGAATTTGACTTACGTTCAAAATTATGAAGATGCAAGTGGAGCTGTAGATTACAGCGCATACAAAGCGATGGCAACAACCCTCAGAAGTTTTCAATATCAGTATTTGGTAGATCTTTACGGTAATGTTCCTTATACTGAAGCAAATAAAAGGAGTGCTATAATTACTCCAAAGTATGATGATGCGAAAGTTATTTACAAATCGGTAATAGATGAATTGACTGCTGCCGCTACCTTAGCATTAAACCTACCTACTAACGCTGAAAATCCTGGTGTTCAAGATATAATTAACGGAGGAGACATGGTTAAATGGGCGAAATTTGCTAACACCATCAAATTGAGAATGCTAGTTCGTTTAAGTAATACTAACCAAGATGCATATATCAAGGGAGAAATCGCTAAAATAGATGCAAATGGAGCAGGATATATATCAGCTGACATTGTTGCAAATCCAGGTTATAACAATAATACAGACAAACAAAATCCATTCTTTGATTATTTCAGAAAACCTACAACGGGAGCGGAACAAGATAGAGGAGACTTTACTGTAGCAACTGATTACGTTTTGAATTTCCTTACTACAACAAATGATTTACGTAGAAACAGGCTATACGCTCCAGCACAAACTGGCGGAGCTTATAAAGGTGTACCGCAAACCACTACTCTTCCAGGTACAGGATTTACTTCTAAAGACGTTTCTAAAGTTGGACCTGGCCTAATCGTTAGTGCAACAGGATCACAAGCTATTATGACTATGCCAGAAGCGCTATTACTGCAAGCTGAGGCTATATCTAGAGGTTATATTGCTGGTGGAGATGCAGCTGCAAAATCAAAATATGAAGCAGCAATCACAGCATCATTTACAAGATTGCAAGTGCCAAGTGCAGCAACTGCAGCAGCAACATATTACAATCAAGACATAGCCAATGTTTCTTGGGCATCTTCACCAAATAAAATTCAAGCGATCATCACTCAAAAATGGGTTGCTTTAAACGGTACCTCTTCTATCGAGTTGTGGATCGAAAAGACAAGAACTGGTTTCCCTGCTGGATTACCACAACCTGCTGAGGGTGGCGGAACACGTCCAGTTAGACTACTTTACCCAGCGTCTGAAATTGCACGAAACGCTTTAAATGTGCCAGCACAGACTGCACAAAATGCATTTACTGATAATCCTTTTTGGAAATAAAAATTAAAATTTATGAAAAATATAATTAATAAATCAAAGATAGCAGCGT carries:
- a CDS encoding SusC/RagA family TonB-linked outer membrane protein — translated: MKLKFNGFLVLLLVLVAQITFAQERVVSGTVSDNTGLPIPGVNVLVKGSQTSTQTDFDGKFSIKATPSQVLVFSYIGMKSQEASASNAKLNVKLKDDSVVLEGVVVTALGIKRRPKELAYSTDNIKSEDLTKTKAVNVATALAGKVSGLQVNVTNNGVNPSTRVVLRGNRSLLGNNEALIVIDGFPSSRGVLDRINPNDIDNVTILKGANASALYGTEAANGVLVITTKKGSGKLSITYNNSVQLETVSYLPQIQDEFGVGGFPDGTLYPLENVNWGPRYDGRMVEASETLDDGSVWLVPFTPVKNNVRNFFNTGVSTRHGVTFKGGDETSDFLFSVDQTNTTGIVPKDTYNRTNVRLKGSRKYNNLTVGGNVSFYRSHANQVSEVAGRQGRPLYWNVLNTPLHIPLDQMQNWQTGQFTRNEVSFYRFYENPYFIIDTQREKNNYTEFNMLSNIDYKFTDWLTLSVNTGYTSNSADFKRQFGAFTYAFHLKDVYSEMDAYGASTANRITNGQRFNNDILLKFDKDINKDFNTKLTVGANTRLTTSNQVSVNGDNLIIPDFYNVSTRTGELGGGEYADQFRRQGVYGDFTLGFRDYLFLNVTARNDWSSTLPKDNNSFFYPGAGISFVVSDAFPGIKSDNGIDVLKATVNVTKTGNDPEVFATQGIFSAPAGFPYGSLTGLSQGSRDPDINLNPEFTLSKEVGVELSLFRSRLTFNGTYYQTNSTDQIVPIEVSLASGAGSILTNIGEIENKGLELDLKGTILKTQDFSWKLGTNYSGIKSKVLSLFDGVEEVNIGGFADAQVIAKVGESYPLLKTSAYTKDPQGRVIVGPNGNPLKDSKNAVQGKTTPDYILGMNTTFSYKGWTLYAVADYRTGHVFYNNIDNLLSFTGLSERSVTAGRQPFVFPNSSYSDGAGGFIANENRLTNGGGNAFWDEYNTVLANYISDATTLKLREVSLSYDFSSTFTDKVGIQSMNVGVFGRNLLTLRPKSNVTTDPEFNFTTGNAVGVGTQAQTPPTRQFGLNFNITF
- a CDS encoding SusD/RagB family nutrient-binding outer membrane lipoprotein; translation: MNTIKIIKSCVVLLVTTMTIVSCSDYLDVNTNPNNPAISTPRLTLPVAQRDLASLNARQMTYLGQFIAYNWATPSNWSTNQEFSRYTVNSGFYATIFETSYATIFKNLTYVQNYEDASGAVDYSAYKAMATTLRSFQYQYLVDLYGNVPYTEANKRSAIITPKYDDAKVIYKSVIDELTAAATLALNLPTNAENPGVQDIINGGDMVKWAKFANTIKLRMLVRLSNTNQDAYIKGEIAKIDANGAGYISADIVANPGYNNNTDKQNPFFDYFRKPTTGAEQDRGDFTVATDYVLNFLTTTNDLRRNRLYAPAQTGGAYKGVPQTTTLPGTGFTSKDVSKVGPGLIVSATGSQAIMTMPEALLLQAEAISRGYIAGGDAAAKSKYEAAITASFTRLQVPSAATAAATYYNQDIANVSWASSPNKIQAIITQKWVALNGTSSIELWIEKTRTGFPAGLPQPAEGGGTRPVRLLYPASEIARNALNVPAQTAQNAFTDNPFWK